In Nicotiana tabacum cultivar K326 chromosome 17, ASM71507v2, whole genome shotgun sequence, one DNA window encodes the following:
- the LOC107786560 gene encoding WD repeat-containing protein 55 gives MAAVEIDLGKLPFDIDFHPSDHLVAAGLISGDLLLYRYIADSPAQKLLEVKAHSESCRAVRFINEGRAIVTGSPDFSILATDVETGTEIVRLENSHEAAVNRIVNLTESTIASGDDDGCVKVWDTRQRSCCNSFNAQEEYISDITFAADSMKLLATSGDGTLTVCNLRSNKIQTRSEFSEEELLSVVIMKNGRKVICGTQSGTLLLYSWGFFKDCSDRFIDLSPNSIDALLKLDEDRVITGSENGIISLVGVLPNRIIQPIAEHSEYPVERLAFSHDKKYLGSASHDQLLKLWDLNELLQDSADGEKNDSAAEDSDTDGMDVDDNAPKSSKGSKKKNVNKGKDPGTSSDFFSDL, from the exons ATGGCTGCTGTGGAGATAGACCTTGGGAAGCTTCCATTTGACATAGATTTTCATCCATCGGATCACCTCGTTGCTGCTGGTCTCATCTCCGGTGACCTCCTCTT GTATCGTTACATTGCTGATTCTCCGGCCCAAAA GTTGTTAGAAGTTAAAGCTCATAGTGAATCATGTAGAGCTGTTCGGTTTATCAACGAGGGCCGTG CAATTGTGACGGGATCTCCGGATTTTTCTATTCTTGCAACGGATGTTGAGACCGGCACAGAAATTGTTCGCCTGGAGAATTCCCATGA GGCTGCTGTTAATCGAATAGTTAATTTGACGGAGTCAACTATTGCTTCTGGAGACGATGACGGATGCGTTAAG GTATGGGATACCAGACAACGCTCCTGCTGCAATTCTTTTAATGCACAGGAAGAATACATTTCAGACATTACTTTTGCAGCCGATTCCATGAAACTATTGGCAACAAG TGGCGATGGGACACTTACTGTATGCAATTTAAGGAGCAATAAG ATCCAAACTCGTTCTGAATTTTCTGAAGAAGAGCTGCTTTCTGTGGTGATTATGAAG AATGGTAGAAAAGTAATATGTGGTACTCAGTCTGGAACTCTGTTACTCTACTCATGGGGTTTTTTCAAGGATTGCAG TGATCGCTTTATCGATCTATCACCGAACTCTATAGATGCATTACTGAAA CTTGATGAAGATAGAGTAATAACTGGGTCGGAGAATGGAATTATCAG TCTGGTTGGCGTATTACCAAACAGGATTATTCAGCCAATTGCCGAGCATTCAGAATATCCTGTTGAGCGTCTTG CTTTTTCTCATGATAAAAAGTATCTTGGAAGTGCATCACACGACCAGTTACTGAAA CTGTGGGATCTGAATGAGTTGCTGCAAGATTCTGCGGATGGTGAGAAGAATGATTCAGCTGCTGAAGACAGTGATACCGATGGGATGGATGTTGatgataatgctccaaaatcttccAAAG GGAGCAAGaagaaaaatgtaaataaagggAAAGATCCTGGGACTTCGAGCGATTTCTTTTCAGATTTATGA